From the Lolium rigidum isolate FL_2022 chromosome 2, APGP_CSIRO_Lrig_0.1, whole genome shotgun sequence genome, one window contains:
- the LOC124692582 gene encoding E3 ubiquitin-protein ligase PRT1-like has protein sequence MASEDRSPIHAPEKKEEAAATAGAGAGFDDLVDPRFQCCVCLELIYKPVVIACGHMSCFWCVHKAMDYHRQSYCAICRQPYIHFPSICQLLHHLLLKLEPVEYKKREKEVLETEKSNGTYSPQNIDLLYSKGNNYENGKDGDSKLEGSKIGFPGEDSVDVSCPLCKELLYQPAVLNCGHVYCVSCLPSLGDEALKCQVCGGLHPGGFPNVCLDLDHFLEEYFPSEYESRRNKLKPENSQYNPEGSSSGTSCSKDNMDRQAKGGTNVQKNLNLSNVHIGVGCDSCGVCPIMGMRYKCKDCTERIGFDLCGECYNNRSKLPGRFNQQHTSDHRMELDNTRLYGGLIAQLALIGAGGIGEAIADDHEIEDDTDEDAELL, from the exons ATGGCCTCCGAGGACCGTAGCCCGATCCACgcgccggagaagaaggaggaggccgccgccaccgctggagctggagctggcttCGACGATCTGGTGGACCCACGGTTCCAGTGCTGCGTATGCCT GGAGCTTATCTATAAACCAGTTGTTATTG CATGTGGTCATATGTCATGTTTCTGGTGCGTGCATAAAGCAATGGACTACCATCGGCAATCCTATTGTGCAATATGCAGGCAACCTTACATTCATTTTCCGAGTATCTGTCAACTCCTCCATCATTTGCTTTTAAAGCTTGAACCTGTGGAATacaagaaaagggaaaaagaagtACTAG AGACAGAGAAGAGCAATGGTACATACTCTCCACAAAATATTGACCTCTTATACTCTAAGGGCAATAATTATG AAAATGGAAAAGATGGAGACAGCAAGCTTGAAGGTAGCAAAATCGGATTTCCAGGTGAAGATTCAGTTGATGTGTCATGTCCTCTCTGTAAGGAGTTGCTATATCAACCTGCTGTTCTTAACTGTGGTCATG TATATTGTGTGTCTTGTTTGCCTTCCTTGGGCGATGAGGCATTGAAATGTCAAGTTTGTGGAGGTCTTCATCCCGGAGGTTTTCCCAATGTTTGTTTAGATCTTGACCACTTTCTGGAAGAATACTTTCCATCTGAATATGAATCAAGACGCAATAAACTTAAGCCTGAGAACAGTCAATACAATCCTGAAGGATCATCTTCAG GTACTTCATGCAGCAAAGATAACATGGATAGACAAGCAAAAGGGGGAACTAATGTACAGAAGAATCTGAACTTATCAAATGTTCACATTGGAGTTGGATGTGACTCATGTGGG GTTTGCCCGATTATGGGCATGCGTTACAAATGCAAGGATTGCACAGAAAGAATCGGGTTTGACCTCTGCGGGGAGTGCTACAACAACAGATCAAAACTCCCAGGCCGCTTTAATCAGCAGCATACCTCTGACCATAGGATGGAACTCGATAATACAAGACTCTATGGAGGGCTGATAGCACAATTGGCATTAATTGGTGCTGGAGGTATTGGTGAAGCAATAGCTGACGATCATGAAATAGAAGATGACACTGACGAGGATGCTGAGTTGCTGTAG